Proteins found in one Ctenopharyngodon idella isolate HZGC_01 chromosome 16, HZGC01, whole genome shotgun sequence genomic segment:
- the mdc1 gene encoding mediator of DNA damage checkpoint protein 1 isoform X1, which translates to MDATQQIEDPFSEEEDQEEEKKEGGPEREQLATLKVFKNDHIPEAEFPLYVGDNVLGRDPAVCSVLLPARSVSGRHAVISISVIRSSSSCSGNGAAVEALLWDMGSLNGTRKGRFKLTPQVRYALTEGESVVIADVPCQYIGLNISNRDTHKTPEKEVSKKEKKEGSPLSSSDSKLRKGVRNGLNEKERSAFPPVPLWSSEDEEPKMCSPQPANKQPEITLVPESDSDGESATDERKDFVSDSASSSHLCSSTNSSFLTPAKKVIPESEDESSITPSSASMDRFRLRETSGEPCSNSSKPGLLALNLESDTDFEEADMEKSKTEPEVQPKLSAKVEPVPSAEFNMDSDTDVEGEEPETSKAEPEAQEAVTLEKSISSVGLHMDSDTDVEEEEEKSKTEPEAQIEQAPKVGPVASAEFHMDSDTDVEEEEPVAIKAKPEAQNAVTLDKSVSSVGHHMDSDTDVEEKEEESKTEAKAHTEEAPKVKSVPTADLQMDSDTDVEENEAPITENISEKKAEVLAVTESTSSAPPHTEFNMDSDTDVEDDNPIKVSMVTEVSHPIGEGSDVRPTSTPGSELHMDSDTDVDEENEDKEKVKARDFLSNSETDDEDPFKPVLDKAVKVAESPKASVGGKAEQSKESTHKKQDHHSQAKTCLEEPTQAFGHFEDWDLPSTQAYGAVGASAKFKPKQLDLEATQAYGTETDREEEPEEQLSHTQPYSNLSTAETQLIPVAKTYDYDDDEEEDEEPPNDSHLSTADTVIIASTPRREEQTQPFSLFTAQMQHIWEGEDKEFYQSEPTQLMEADTINETQEGEEENMKRGRRIHGGGKVHKGKNSSSYLVIAETQPMCEEEEATDADLSRDSFQKPSTRQQAEKYDSAHLDENNSSSHVIIAETQPMSGDEAPPDQDNVVSSIHTEKPTRSIITIAETQPMFEEDQAPEDDLNEVSRRQTDKGDPIQQTEKASTSNLAIPETHVGEDDEGQEKELSSKMPSRRSRRGRPKKEKEAPQPAEDVVHHTITETQLMCEEEQALDEDMKSEINTGVPSTGQQTDEFRSPELAETDLKSRVTIAETQCVSEEAPCDDLTNAVSTSQIDEHSSTELPKPSSSHFIIAETQPMHEEDEGQEDYLSSKTSSRRSRRGKPKKDEVPQTSEVAVHHTITETQPVPEEVIERDEDLSSGVKSRRSRRGRPIKEDSIPQPAEAAITSLSTSTETQPVCEDGTGRDEDLNIIISKRPRRGRKKDESEPAPSVGPNSDVIVVEAQPMCEENAQEEPSGRSSRRHRKDKTEVESETPAPGKVQGKTRKGQEGKRKRGKALSEDEGESEEEKTTRRGARRTGMKQKCSEKEEEERNAQAEKERMEKELQEQEERERIEKKRLEHERKEQEERERAETVMRQKLEREQKELEEKERLKREEEEKMRKENERIQREKDRLEREEKERLERESREREEQRQKEEERIQMEKEQKEKERLAAERERLEKEKQENEELQMRAKGEKETKKNEQLEKDKTELETPLVPPARRTRRCSSSSMNSDQSVSSQQEPSIQRGRGRGRGRGRGRQTTNEQPISARQSSRRGLAIAVEDTEQDPNSTTRSRSRSSSRSSERSANSVVTSNQGTRGRGRGRKSVKLPEPQEVSQAKTSGKGRGRGGRLSGVENVNAGMTNEREQDAERVDDTAVPQTNSRGRKRAANTSTSTEEAPSPTPKTPRRSVSSQAHKVLFTGLTDEDGERAVSRLGGSLARGVNDMTHLVTDKARRTVKFLCAVARGVPIVTPDWLKKCGKAGHFLSADEYILKDVEQEKKFSFSLQKALQTAQSQPLLKGYEIHVTPSVMPEPSQMKEIITCCGARFLPKMPSAHKEHTVVVSCEQDRALCQKAVNMSLPVVSTEFLLTGILQQRVDLQAYSLTSSLDTSNQPAAPKAAAKGRRK; encoded by the exons ATGGATGCCACTCAGCAGATTGAGGATCCATTCTCTGAAGAAGAAGATCAGGAAGAGGAGAAGAAAGAAGGAGGACCAGAAAGAGAacagttggcaacactgaaagtgtttaaaaatgaccaCATACCAGAGGCAG AATTCCCTCTCTACGTCGGAGACAATGTTTTGGGTCGTGATCCTGCtgtctgttctgttctgctTCCGGCTCGATCTGTGTCCGGTCGGCATGCTGTCATCTCCATCTCAGTGATCCGCTCAAGCAGCAGCTGCTCTGGTAACGGTGCTGCTGTGGAAGCACTTTTATGGGACATGGGCAGTTTGAATGGAACTAGAAAAGGCAGATTCAAGCTGACGCCTCAGGTACGATATGCTTTGACCGAGGGAGAGAGTGTGGTGATCGCTGACGTGCCATGTCAGTACATTGGTCTGAACATCTCAAACAGAGATACACACAAAACTCCAGAGAAAGAAGTgtccaaaaaggaaaaaaaggaagGTTCGCCACTATCGAGCAGTGACTCAAAGTTGAGGAAAGGTGTGCGGAATGGGTTGAATGAGAAAGAGAGGAGTGCCTTTCCCCCTGTGCCTTTATGGAGCTCTGAGGATGAAGAACCCAAAATGTGTTCACCACAGCCAGCTAACAAACAGCCTGAGATCACCCTGGTGCCTGAGTCAGACTCAGATGGAGAGAGTGCTACGGATGAGAGGAAAGATTTTG TTTCAGACTCAGCATCCTCCTCTCATCTGTGTAGTTCCACAAATTCATCATTCCTGACCCCTGCAAAAAAAGTAATTCCAGAGAG tgaggATGAGAGCTCCATCACTCCATCTTCAGCCTCAATGGACCGGTTCAGACTGAGGGAAACCTCCGGTGAACCGTGTTCAAACTCATCTAAGCCTGGCCTGCTAGCTCTCAACTTGGAAAGTGACACTGATTTTGAGGAAGCAGACATGGAGAAAAGCAAGACTGAACCAGAGGTCCAGCCTAAATTATCTGCAAAGGTGGAACCAGTACCTTCAGCTGAATTTAATATGGACAGTGATACTGATGTTGAGGGAGAGGAGCCGGAGACAAGTAAGGCTGAACCAGAGGCTCAGGAAGCAGTAACTCTAGAGAAATCTATATCTTCAGTTGGTCTTCATATGGACAGTGATACTGATGttgaagaagaggaagaaaaaagcAAAACTGAACCAGAGGCGCAGATAGAACAAGCTCCAAAGGTGGGACCAGTAGCTTCAGCTGAATTTCATATGGACAGTGATACTGATGTTGAGGAAGAGGAGCCAGTGGCAATTAAGGCTAAACCAGAGGCTCAAAATGCGGTAACTCTTGATAAATCTGTATCCTCAGTTGGACATCATATGGACAGTGATACTGATGTTGAAGAAAAGGAAGAGGAAAGCAAGACTGAAGCAAAGGCTCATACTGAAGAAGCTCCAAAGGTGAAATCAGTACCTACAGCCGATCTTCAAATGGACAGTGATACTGATGTGGAGGAGAATGAGGCTCCTATAACTGAAAATATCTCCGAAAAGAAAGCAGAAGTTTTAGCAGTTACTGAAAGCACTTCATCCGCACCACCACATACAGAATTCAACATGGACAGTGACACTGATGTTGAAGATGACAATCCCATAAAGGTTTCCATGGTGACAGAGGTTTCACATCCCATTGGAGAGGGAAGTGATGTCAGACCTACATCAACTCCAGGGTCAGAGCTCCACATGGACAGCGACACAGATGTAGATGAAGAAAATGAGGACAAGGAGAAGGTGAAGGCCAGAGATTTTCTGTCAAACAGTGAAACAGACGATGAGGATCCTTTTAAACCTGTACTAGACAAAGCTGTGAAGGTTGCAGAGAGTCCCAAGGCTTCTGTGGGTGGCAAAGCAGAGCAGTCAAAAGAGAGTACCCATAAAAAACAAGACCATCATTCTCAAGCAAAGACTTGTCTTGAGGAACCAACCCAAGCTTTTGGTCACTTTGAAGACTGGGACCTGCCGTCCACACAAGCATACG GAGCTGTTGGGGCCAGTGCTAAGTTCAAGCCAAAGCAGCTTGATCTTGAGGCTACGCAGGCATATggaacagagacagacagagaggaaGAACCGGAGGAGCAACTGAGCCATACCCAACCCTACTCCAACCTCTCCACTGCTGAAACTCAGCTCATTCCTGTAGCAAAGACttatgattatgatgatgatgaggaggaaGATGAAGAACCACCCAATGACTCTCACCTTTCCACAGCAGACACTGTAATCATCGCCAGCACCCCAAGACGAGAAGAGCAGACACAGCCCTTCTCTCTCTTCACAGCCCAAATGCAACACATCTGGGAGGGAGAAGACAAAGAGTTTTATCAGAGTGAGCCCACCCAGCTCATGGAGGCAGACACCATCAATGAAACGCAAGAAGGTGAGGAGGAGAACATGAAACGAGGTAGGAGAATCCATGGTGGAGGAAAAGTACACAAAGGTAAAAACTCCAGCTCTTATCTTGTCATTGCAGAAACTCAGCCCATGTGTGAGGAAGAAGAAGCAACAGATGCCGATCTGAGTAGGGACAGCTTTCAGAAACCAAGTACCAGACAACAGGCCGAAAAATATGATTCTGCGCATCTTGATGAAAACAACTCTAGCTCCCATGTCATCATAGCTGAAACACAACCAATGAGTGGTGATGAAGCACCACCAGATCAGGACAATGTGGTCAGCAGTATTCATACAGAAAAACCTACCAGGTCCATTATCACCATCGCTGAAACGCAACCAATGTTTGAGGAAGACCAAGCACCAGAGGATGATCTGAACGAGGTCAGCAGAAGACAGACCGACAAAGGCGACCCCATACAACAAACTGAAAAAGCCTCCACTTCCAATCTTGCCATCCCTGAAACACATGTTGGTGAAGATGATGAGGGACAGGAGAAAGAGCTTAGCAGCAAGATGCCTAGCAGAAGATCACGCCGGGGtagaccaaaaaaagaaaaggaagccCCACAACCTGCTGAGGATGTTGTCCATCACACTATCACAGAAACGCAACTAATGTGTGAGGAGGAACAAGCACTGGATGAAGATATGAAGAGTGAGATCAACACAGGGGTACCAAGTACAGGGCAACAAACAGATGAATTCAGATCTCCAGAGCTTGCTGAAACAGACTTGAAATCCCGTGTCACTATCGCTGAAACGCAGTGTGTTTCAGAGGAGGCACCATGTGATGATCTGACTAATGCAGTTAGCACCAGCCAGATAGATGAACACAGCTCCACAGAACTCCCAAAACCCTCCAGCTCCCATTTCATTATAGCTGAAACACAGCCTATGCATGAGGAAGATGAAGGACAGGAGGATTACCTCAGCAGTAAAACATCAAGCAGAAGATCACGCAGGGGAAAACCAAAGAAAGACGAGGTTCCACAAACTTCTGAGGTTGCTGTTCATCACACTATCACAGAAACCCAACCAGTTCCTGAGGAAGTGATTGAAAGAGATGAAGATCTGAGCAGTGGAGTCAAATCCAGGAGATCCCGCAGAGGAAGACCGATAAAAGAGGACAGCATTCCACAACCTGCTGAAGCTGCCATCACTTCCCTTTCCACTAGCACAGAAACACAGCCTGTTTGTGAGGATGGAACTGGAAGGGATGAAGATCTGAATATCATCATATCCAAAAGACCTCgcagaggaagaaaaaaagatgaaagtGAACCTGCACCGTCTGTTGGACCAAACTCTGATGTCATTGTTGTTGAAGCACAGCCCATGTGTGAGGAAAATGCTCAAGAAGAACCTAGTGGCAGAAGTAGCAGGAGACATAGGAAAGACAAGACAGAGGTGGAAAGTGAGACACCTGCACCTGGTAAAGTCCAAGGTAAAACCAGAAAAGGGCAGGAAGGGAAAAGAAAGAGGGGGAAAGCATTGTCTGAGGATGAGGGAGAGAGTGAAGAGGAAAAAACCACGAGGAGAGGAGCCAGAAGAACAGGTATGAAACAGAAGTGTAGTGAAAAGGAAGAAGAGGAGAGGAATGCCCaagcagagaaagagaggatGGAGAAAGAGCTCCAAGAACAGGAGGAGCGAGAGAGGATAGAAAAGAAGAGACTGGAGCATGAGAGAAAGGAacaagaagagagagagagggctgaAACCGTAATGAGACAAAAACTGGAAAGAGAGCAGAAGGAATTAGAGGAAAAAGAACGACTGAAAAGGgaagaagaggaaaaaatgagaaaagaaaatgagagaaTACAGAGGGAAAAAGATCGTTtagaaagagaagagaaagaaaggTTGGAGAGAGAGAGTAGAGAACGAGAAgaacaaagacaaaaagaagAGGAAAGAATTCAAATGGAGAAGGAACAAAAAGAGAAGGAAAGATTGGCGGCAGAGAGAGAAAGGTTAGAAAAGGAGAAACAAGAAAATGAGGAGCTTCAGATGAGAGCAAAAGGAGAAAAAGAGACCAAAAAGAATGAGCAATTGGAGAAGGACAAAACAGAATTGGAAACTCCACTTGTTCCTCCAGCCAGGCGAACACGACGTTGTTCAAGCTCATCTATGAACTCGGATCAATCTGTATCCTCTCAACAGGAGCCATCCATTCAGAGGGGCCGAGGGCGAGGCAGGGGACGGGGCAGAGGAAGACAGACAACTAATGAGCAACCAATCAGTGCTAGACAGTCTAGCCGGAGAGGACTAGCTATTGCAGTCGAAGACACAGAGCAGGACCCCAATTCAACAACCCGTTCCCGATCCCGCTCCAGTTCTAGAAGTTCTGAGAGATCTGCTAATAGTGTTGTAACGTCGAATCAAGGGACGAGAGGAAGAGGCAGAGGCAGGAAGAGTGTTAAACTACCAGAACCGCAGGAAGTTTCCCAAGCTAAAACTTCCGGAAAAGGCAGGGGAAGAGGAGGCAGGCTTTCTGGTGTGGAGAATGTAAATGCCGGAATGACCAATGAGCGTGAACAAGATGCAGAGAGAGTAGATGACACTGCTGTACCCCAAACCAACAGCAGAGGTCGCAAGAGAGCAGCCAACACTAGCACATCCACAGAAGAGGCTCCATCACCCACACCCAAGACTCCAAGGCGCTCTGTGTCCAGTCAGGCGCACAAG GTGTTATTCACTGGGTTGACGGATGAGGATGGAGAAAGAGCGGTCTCCCGTTTGGGTGGAAGTCTGGCAAGAGGGGTGAACGATATGACTCACCTGGTGACTGATAAGGCAAGACGCACTGTGAAGTTTTTGTGCGCTGTTGCCAGAGGGGTGCCGATCGTGACTCCTGATTGGCTAAAGAAG TGTGGAAAAGCTGGCCATTTTCTTTCTGCTGATGAATATATATTGAAAGACGTTGAGCAGGAGAAGAAGTTTAGTTTCAGCCTACAGAAGGCACTGCAAACTGCTCAAAGTCAACCTCTTTTAAAG GGTTATGAGATTCACGTAACCCCATCTGTGATGCCAGAACCATCTCAAATGAAAGAAATCATCACCTGCTGTGGTGCACGTTTCCTCCCTAAAATGCCCTCAGCTCACAAG GAGCACACTGTGGTGGTGTCATGTGAACAGGACAGGGCGCTTTGTCAGAAGGCAGTGAATATGTCATTGCCCGTGGTCAGCACAGAGTTCCTATTGACTGGCATTCTGCAGCAGAGAGTTGACCTGCAGGCCTATTCTCTCACTTCCTCTCTCGACACATCCAATCAGCCTGCAGCCCCCAAAGCCGCTGCCAAGGGCCGTAGGAAGTAG